In one window of Pseudomonas putida DNA:
- the parE gene encoding DNA topoisomerase IV subunit B encodes MANPSASAYNADAIEVLSGLDPVRKRPGMYTDTSRPNHLAQEVIDNSVDEALAGHARSIQVVLHADHSLEVSDDGRGMPVDIHPEEGVSGVELILTKLHAGGKFSNKNYQFSGGLHGVGISVVNALSTQVRVRVKRDGNEYQMTFADGFKATELEVIGTVGKRNTGTSVYFAPDPKYFDSAKFSISRLKHVLKAKAVLCPGLSISFEDKGTGEKVEWHYEDGLRSYLVDSVSEFQRLPDEPFCGSLAGHKEAVDWALLWLPEGGDSVQESYVNLIPTAQGGTHVNGLRQGLLDAMREFCEFRNLLPRGVKLAPEDVWERITFVLSMKMQEPQFSGQTKERLSSREAAAFVSGVVKDAFSLWLNAHPELGMQLAELAISNAGRRLKASKKVERKRITQGPALPGKLADCAGQDPMRAELFLVEGDSAGGSAKQARDKEFQAILPLRGKILNTWEVDGGEVLASQEVHNIAVAIGVDPGATDLSQLRYGKICILADADSDGLHIATLLCALFVQHFRPLVEAGHVYVAMPPLYRIDLGKEIYYALDEAERDGILDRLVAEKKRGKPQVTRFKGLGEMNPPQLRETTMDPNTRRLVQLTLDDLAGTTEIMDMLLAKKRAGDRKNWLETKGNLAEVLV; translated from the coding sequence ATGGCCAATCCCAGCGCTAGCGCCTATAACGCAGACGCCATCGAAGTCCTCTCCGGCCTTGACCCGGTCCGCAAGCGGCCGGGCATGTATACCGACACCAGCCGGCCCAACCACCTGGCCCAGGAAGTCATCGACAACAGCGTCGACGAAGCCCTCGCCGGTCATGCCCGGTCGATCCAGGTCGTGCTGCACGCCGACCACTCGCTGGAAGTCAGCGACGATGGTCGCGGCATGCCGGTGGATATCCACCCTGAAGAAGGCGTATCGGGCGTCGAGCTGATCCTTACCAAGCTGCACGCCGGTGGCAAATTCTCCAACAAGAACTACCAATTCTCCGGCGGCCTCCACGGCGTGGGCATTTCGGTGGTCAACGCCCTGTCGACCCAGGTCCGCGTGCGGGTCAAGCGTGACGGCAACGAGTACCAGATGACCTTCGCCGATGGCTTCAAGGCCACTGAGCTTGAGGTGATCGGCACGGTCGGCAAGCGCAACACCGGCACCAGTGTCTACTTCGCGCCCGATCCCAAGTATTTCGATTCGGCCAAGTTCTCCATCAGCCGCCTCAAGCACGTGCTCAAGGCCAAGGCCGTGCTGTGCCCGGGGCTGTCGATCAGCTTCGAGGACAAGGGCACCGGCGAGAAGGTCGAGTGGCACTACGAGGATGGTCTGCGCTCGTACCTGGTCGACTCGGTCAGTGAATTCCAGCGCCTGCCCGACGAGCCGTTCTGCGGCAGCCTGGCCGGTCATAAAGAAGCTGTGGACTGGGCGCTGCTGTGGCTGCCCGAGGGTGGCGACAGCGTCCAGGAAAGCTACGTCAACCTGATCCCTACCGCCCAGGGTGGCACCCACGTCAACGGCCTGCGCCAGGGCCTGCTCGATGCCATGCGCGAGTTCTGCGAGTTCCGCAACCTGCTGCCGCGAGGCGTCAAGCTGGCGCCCGAGGACGTGTGGGAACGCATCACCTTCGTGCTCTCGATGAAGATGCAGGAACCGCAGTTCTCCGGCCAGACCAAGGAGCGCTTGTCGTCCCGCGAGGCCGCGGCGTTCGTTTCCGGTGTGGTCAAGGATGCCTTCAGCCTGTGGCTCAACGCCCACCCGGAGCTGGGCATGCAACTGGCTGAGCTGGCGATCAGCAACGCCGGCCGACGCCTCAAGGCGAGCAAGAAGGTCGAGCGCAAGCGCATCACCCAAGGGCCGGCATTGCCCGGCAAACTGGCCGACTGCGCCGGACAGGATCCGATGCGTGCCGAACTGTTCCTGGTCGAGGGCGACTCTGCAGGGGGTTCGGCGAAGCAGGCGCGTGACAAGGAGTTCCAGGCGATCCTGCCCCTGCGCGGCAAGATCCTCAACACCTGGGAAGTCGATGGCGGCGAAGTGCTTGCCAGCCAGGAGGTGCACAACATTGCCGTGGCCATCGGGGTCGATCCGGGTGCCACCGACCTGTCGCAACTGCGCTACGGCAAGATCTGCATCCTCGCCGACGCCGACTCCGACGGCTTGCACATCGCCACGCTGCTGTGCGCGCTGTTCGTCCAGCATTTCCGCCCGCTGGTCGAGGCCGGACACGTCTATGTTGCCATGCCGCCGCTGTACCGTATCGACCTGGGCAAGGAGATCTACTATGCCCTCGATGAGGCCGAGCGAGACGGCATTCTCGACCGTCTGGTCGCCGAGAAGAAGCGCGGCAAGCCCCAGGTCACCCGATTCAAGGGGCTGGGTGAAATGAACCCGCCACAATTGCGCGAAACGACCATGGACCCGAACACCCGGCGCCTGGTGCAGCTCACCCTGGATGACCTCGCCGGTACCACCGAGATCATGGACATGCTGCTCGCCAAGAAGCGTGCGGGCGATCGCAAGAACTGGCTGGAGACCAAAGGCAACCTGGCCGAGGTCCTGGTTTGA
- the cpdA gene encoding 3',5'-cyclic-AMP phosphodiesterase, which yields MSHSPIPPAQAPVHVVQLTDAHLFADPAGTLLGLNTRDSLRHVVSQVRREQPRIDLLLCTGDLSQDASVASYAAFRELTEGFAVPTRWLPGNHDEARVMARVAPDLVHAVTDIGAWRVVMLNSAVLGATHGLLEQDQLSTLDNALASVGERHCLVCCHHQPVDIGCAWIAPIGLRNADELLQRLRAYPQVKALLWGHIHQEWDEVRDGIRLLATPSTCIQFAARSEDFKVSEEQPGYRWLRLHADGRLETGVERARDFVVTLDFNSPGY from the coding sequence TTGTCGCATTCACCAATTCCTCCTGCGCAGGCTCCGGTGCATGTGGTGCAGCTCACCGACGCCCACCTGTTCGCTGATCCGGCTGGCACCCTGCTGGGCCTCAACACCCGTGACAGTCTGCGCCACGTGGTGAGCCAGGTGCGTCGCGAGCAACCACGCATCGACCTGTTGCTGTGCACTGGGGACCTGTCCCAGGACGCCAGCGTGGCGTCCTACGCTGCGTTCCGAGAGCTGACGGAGGGTTTTGCCGTGCCGACCCGTTGGTTGCCGGGCAACCATGACGAGGCCAGGGTCATGGCGCGTGTGGCGCCAGATCTGGTCCATGCCGTTACCGACATTGGCGCCTGGCGCGTGGTGATGCTCAACTCGGCGGTGCTGGGTGCCACCCATGGGCTTCTTGAACAAGACCAGCTCTCGACCCTCGATAACGCGCTGGCGTCGGTGGGGGAGCGCCACTGCCTGGTGTGCTGCCACCACCAGCCGGTGGATATCGGCTGCGCCTGGATTGCACCGATCGGCTTGCGCAATGCCGATGAGCTGCTGCAGCGTCTGCGGGCATATCCACAGGTGAAGGCGTTGCTGTGGGGGCACATCCATCAGGAGTGGGACGAGGTCCGCGACGGTATTCGCTTGCTGGCCACGCCCTCGACCTGCATCCAGTTCGCCGCGCGCAGCGAAGACTTCAAGGTCAGTGAAGAGCAGCCAGGGTATCGCTGGCTGCGGCTGCATGCCGACGGACGGCTGGAGACCGGCGTCGAGCGGGCGAGGGATTTCGTGGTGACCCTGGATTTCAACAGCCCGGGTTACTGA
- a CDS encoding RsiV family protein, which produces MTLVKLTAVALLALTLGACQSLFTPNYRAPLEVKRDAWEHVKPGCSERDCPLVNIDTVHFPALPKLDAIVERRLLQLTEDNQRGTTPTTLQQYEQQYLASAQARNSSYLQAKVREQHDGLVIVELSSYLDSGGAHGMPGRAFINYSRKQDKVLTLQDMLVPGQEETFWKTVEESHRAWLISTGMDKDAEFVKTWPFKRSPHIALTYGAVVVKYEVYAIAPYSMGHVELKIPYPRLNGVIKPELFPGRG; this is translated from the coding sequence ATGACGCTCGTCAAACTGACTGCCGTCGCCCTGCTGGCGTTGACCCTCGGCGCCTGCCAGAGCTTGTTCACGCCCAACTATCGTGCACCGCTCGAGGTCAAGCGCGACGCCTGGGAACACGTCAAACCCGGTTGCAGCGAGCGTGATTGCCCGCTGGTGAACATCGACACCGTGCACTTCCCGGCGCTGCCCAAGCTTGATGCCATCGTCGAGCGTCGCTTGCTGCAACTGACCGAAGACAACCAGCGCGGTACCACACCCACCACATTGCAGCAGTATGAGCAGCAATACCTGGCCAGCGCACAAGCGCGCAACAGCAGCTACCTGCAGGCCAAGGTACGCGAGCAGCATGACGGACTGGTGATCGTCGAGCTGTCCAGTTACCTGGACAGCGGCGGTGCCCACGGCATGCCGGGGCGGGCCTTCATCAACTATTCACGCAAGCAGGACAAGGTGCTCACGCTCCAGGACATGCTGGTGCCTGGCCAGGAAGAGACGTTCTGGAAGACCGTCGAGGAGTCGCACCGCGCCTGGCTGATCAGCACCGGCATGGACAAGGACGCCGAGTTCGTGAAGACCTGGCCATTCAAGCGTTCGCCGCACATCGCCCTGACGTACGGCGCGGTGGTGGTGAAGTATGAGGTCTACGCGATCGCGCCCTATTCCATGGGTCACGTCGAACTGAAGATCCCTTATCCGCGCCTGAACGGCGTCATCAAGCCCGAACTGTTTCCCGGCCGCGGATAG
- the thiC gene encoding phosphomethylpyrimidine synthase ThiC — translation MSKQEKAISLSESAKVDQQSVQPLPNSRKVYVQGSRPDIRVPMREISLHDTPTDFGGEKNAPVLVYDTSGPYTDPNVIIDVRKGLGDVRSAWIDARGDTERLEGLSSNFGQQRLNDAELAKLRFAHVRNPRRAKAGANVSQMHYARQGIITAEMEYVAIRENMKLQEARTAGLLDQQHAGHSFGASIPKEITPEFVREEIARGRAIIPANINHTELEPMIIGRNFLVKINGNIGNSALGSSIEEEVAKLTWGIRWGSDTVMDLSTGKHIHETREWIIRNSPVPIGTVPIYQALEKVNGVAEDLTWELFRDTLIEQAEQGVDYFTIHAGVLLRYVPLTAKRVTGIVSRGGSIMAKWCLAHHKENFLYTHFDEICEIMKAYDVSFSLGDGLRPGSIADANDAAQFGELETLGELTKIAWKHDVQCMIEGPGHVPMQLIKENMDKQLECCDEAPFYTLGPLTTDIAPGYDHITSGIGAAMIGWFGCAMLCYVTPKEHLGLPNKDDVKTGIITYKIAAHAADLAKGHPGAQIRDNALSKARFEFRWEDQFNLGLDPDTARSFHDETLPKESAKVAHFCSMCGPKFCSMKITQEVREYAAKIEAVDVTAEQGMREQAERFRQEGSQLYHKV, via the coding sequence ATGAGTAAACAAGAAAAAGCGATCAGCCTGAGCGAGTCGGCCAAAGTCGACCAGCAGTCCGTGCAACCCTTGCCCAATTCGCGCAAGGTCTACGTCCAAGGCTCGCGCCCGGACATCCGCGTGCCCATGCGCGAGATCAGCCTGCACGACACCCCCACCGACTTCGGCGGCGAGAAGAACGCGCCGGTGCTGGTCTATGACACTTCCGGCCCCTACACCGATCCCAACGTCATCATCGATGTGCGCAAGGGCCTGGGCGATGTGCGTTCGGCCTGGATCGACGCGCGTGGCGATACCGAGCGCCTCGAAGGCCTGAGCTCGAATTTCGGCCAGCAGCGCCTGAACGACGCCGAACTCGCCAAGCTGCGCTTCGCCCACGTTCGCAACCCTCGCCGCGCCAAGGCCGGTGCCAACGTCTCGCAGATGCACTACGCGCGCCAGGGCATCATCACCGCCGAGATGGAATACGTCGCCATCCGCGAGAACATGAAACTGCAGGAGGCCCGCACTGCCGGCTTGCTCGACCAGCAGCACGCTGGTCACAGCTTCGGGGCCAGCATCCCGAAGGAGATCACCCCCGAATTCGTACGTGAAGAGATCGCCCGCGGTCGCGCGATCATCCCTGCCAACATCAACCACACCGAACTCGAGCCGATGATCATCGGCCGCAACTTCCTGGTGAAGATCAACGGCAACATCGGCAACAGCGCCCTGGGTTCCTCGATCGAGGAAGAAGTGGCCAAGCTGACCTGGGGTATCCGTTGGGGCTCGGACACGGTCATGGACCTGTCCACCGGCAAGCACATCCACGAGACTCGCGAGTGGATCATTCGCAACTCGCCGGTCCCGATCGGCACTGTGCCGATCTACCAGGCCCTGGAAAAAGTCAACGGCGTTGCCGAAGACCTGACCTGGGAGCTGTTCCGCGACACCCTGATCGAGCAGGCCGAGCAGGGCGTGGACTACTTCACCATCCATGCCGGCGTATTGCTGCGCTATGTGCCGCTGACCGCCAAGCGCGTCACCGGCATCGTCAGCCGTGGCGGTTCGATCATGGCCAAGTGGTGCCTGGCGCATCACAAGGAGAACTTCCTCTACACGCATTTCGACGAGATCTGCGAAATCATGAAGGCCTACGACGTCAGCTTCTCGCTGGGCGATGGCCTGCGTCCGGGCTCGATCGCCGACGCCAACGATGCCGCCCAGTTCGGTGAGCTGGAAACCCTCGGCGAGCTGACCAAGATCGCCTGGAAGCACGACGTGCAGTGCATGATCGAAGGCCCAGGCCATGTGCCGATGCAGTTGATCAAGGAGAACATGGACAAGCAGCTGGAGTGCTGCGACGAGGCGCCGTTCTACACCCTCGGCCCGCTGACCACCGACATCGCACCGGGCTACGACCACATCACCTCCGGTATCGGTGCGGCGATGATCGGCTGGTTCGGCTGCGCCATGCTCTGCTACGTCACGCCCAAGGAGCACCTGGGCCTGCCGAACAAGGATGACGTCAAGACCGGCATCATCACCTACAAGATCGCCGCGCATGCCGCCGACCTTGCCAAGGGCCACCCGGGCGCGCAGATCCGCGACAACGCACTGTCCAAGGCGCGCTTCGAGTTCCGCTGGGAAGACCAGTTCAACCTCGGCCTGGATCCGGACACCGCACGCTCGTTCCACGACGAGACCCTGCCCAAGGAATCGGCCAAGGTTGCCCACTTCTGCTCGATGTGCGGGCCGAAGTTCTGTTCGATGAAGATCACCCAGGAAGTGCGCGAGTACGCGGCCAAGATCGAAGCCGTGGATGTGACCGCCGAGCAGGGCATGCGCGAGCAGGCCGAGCGGTTCCGCCAGGAAGGCAGCCAGCTTTATCACAAGGTGTAA
- a CDS encoding YqiA/YcfP family alpha/beta fold hydrolase → MSGSILYIHGFNSSPLSTKARQLAAVMQQLGLSAQLRVPELHHHPRQAMAQLEACIAELGTPLLVGSSLGGYYATHLAERHGLKALLVNPAVTPHKHFDGYLGTQRNHYSGETWELTHDHVQALAEMEMPPPEDASRYQVWLQTADETLDYRHAERYYRACALRIEAGGDHSFQGFAQRLPALLAFAGIARAQYDALDFSVF, encoded by the coding sequence ATGTCGGGTTCCATCCTCTATATCCATGGCTTCAACAGCTCGCCGCTGTCCACCAAGGCGCGCCAGCTCGCGGCGGTGATGCAACAGCTCGGCTTGAGCGCGCAGTTGCGCGTCCCCGAACTGCACCATCATCCGCGCCAGGCGATGGCTCAGCTCGAAGCGTGCATCGCCGAACTCGGCACGCCGCTGCTGGTCGGCAGCTCCCTCGGCGGCTACTATGCCACGCACCTGGCCGAGCGCCATGGCCTCAAGGCCCTGCTGGTCAATCCGGCCGTGACCCCGCACAAGCATTTCGACGGCTACCTCGGTACTCAGCGCAACCACTACAGCGGTGAAACCTGGGAGCTGACCCACGACCATGTTCAGGCCCTGGCCGAAATGGAAATGCCACCCCCCGAAGATGCCTCACGCTATCAAGTGTGGTTGCAGACCGCCGATGAAACGCTGGACTATCGCCACGCCGAGCGTTATTACCGGGCCTGTGCCCTGCGTATCGAGGCCGGCGGCGACCACAGCTTCCAAGGCTTCGCCCAGCGTCTGCCGGCCTTGCTGGCCTTCGCCGGCATTGCCAGGGCGCAGTATGACGCGCTTGATTTTTCTGTATTTTGA
- a CDS encoding NUDIX domain-containing protein → MSDTLNSVPKAVEIVERANCFQGFYKLDKVRLRHELFAGGMGREISRELFVRHDAVCVLPYDPQRDEVVLIEQFRVGALDKTDNPWLIELVAGLIDKDEQPEEVAHREAEEEAGLSFSALWPMTRYFPSPGGSDEYVHLFLGRCSSEGAGGLHGLEEEGEDIRVRVWSFEDALQAVRDGRIANAASIIALQWLALNRDEVRGMWK, encoded by the coding sequence ATGTCAGACACCTTGAATTCGGTGCCCAAGGCGGTCGAGATCGTCGAACGGGCCAATTGCTTCCAGGGCTTCTACAAGCTCGACAAGGTGCGCCTGCGCCACGAGCTGTTCGCCGGTGGCATGGGGCGCGAGATCAGCCGTGAGCTGTTCGTGCGCCACGATGCCGTCTGCGTGCTGCCCTACGATCCGCAGCGTGACGAAGTGGTGCTGATCGAACAGTTTCGCGTCGGTGCGCTGGACAAGACCGACAACCCCTGGCTGATCGAGCTGGTCGCCGGGCTGATCGACAAGGATGAGCAACCTGAGGAGGTTGCCCACCGTGAAGCCGAAGAAGAGGCAGGCCTGAGCTTCTCCGCACTGTGGCCGATGACCCGATACTTCCCGTCGCCTGGCGGCAGTGACGAGTATGTCCATCTGTTCCTCGGGCGATGCAGCAGCGAGGGTGCCGGTGGCCTGCACGGGCTGGAAGAAGAGGGCGAGGATATCCGCGTGCGCGTCTGGTCGTTCGAGGATGCCTTGCAGGCGGTGCGCGATGGGCGCATCGCCAACGCGGCAAGCATCATCGCCTTGCAGTGGCTGGCGCTGAACCGTGACGAAGTCCGGGGGATGTGGAAGTGA
- a CDS encoding TolC family outer membrane protein, whose amino-acid sequence MLRKLSLAIAVSCASNGVVWAVDVPTTVKTDLVSVYQEAVNNNADLAAARADYGARREVVPQARAGLLPNLSAGAEMMNTRTKLDEPSITSNRSGNSWSATLSQPIFRADRWFQLQAAEAVNEQAALELSATEQNLILQTAENYFAVLRAQDNLASTKAEEAAFKRQLDQSNERFDVGLSDKTDVLQSQASYDTARANRIIAERQVQDAFEALVTLTNREYGSLQGVVHSLPVQVPAPNDAKAWVETAARQNLNLLATNHAVDAAEETLRQRKAGHAPTLDAVARYQKGDNDNLGFTNPAPQPGVRYGGDVEQTSIGLQLNIPIYSGGLTSSQVREAYARLSQSEQQRESLRRQVVENTRNLHRAVNTDVEQVQARKQSIISNQSALEATEIGYQVGTRNIVDVLDAQRQLYTSVRDYNNSRYDYILDNLRLKQAAGTLSPQDLQDLGRYLKADYNPDKDFLPPDLAAAAAKNFERRP is encoded by the coding sequence ATGCTGCGCAAACTTTCACTGGCGATTGCCGTGTCTTGTGCGTCCAACGGAGTGGTCTGGGCAGTGGATGTGCCCACGACGGTGAAGACCGACCTGGTCAGCGTCTACCAGGAAGCGGTGAACAACAACGCCGACCTCGCCGCCGCACGCGCCGACTACGGCGCCCGCCGTGAAGTGGTACCGCAGGCCAGGGCAGGCCTGCTGCCCAATCTGTCCGCCGGTGCGGAAATGATGAACACCCGCACCAAGCTGGACGAACCCTCGATCACCTCCAACCGCAGCGGTAACTCCTGGAGTGCCACGCTGTCGCAGCCGATCTTCCGTGCCGACCGCTGGTTCCAACTGCAGGCCGCCGAGGCGGTCAACGAGCAAGCGGCGCTGGAGCTGTCGGCCACCGAGCAGAACCTGATCCTGCAAACGGCCGAAAACTATTTCGCCGTCTTGCGCGCGCAGGACAACCTGGCTTCGACCAAGGCCGAGGAGGCAGCGTTCAAGCGCCAGCTCGACCAGTCCAACGAGCGTTTCGACGTCGGGCTCTCCGACAAGACCGACGTGCTGCAATCCCAGGCCAGCTACGACACCGCCCGTGCCAATCGGATCATCGCCGAGCGCCAGGTGCAGGACGCCTTCGAGGCGCTGGTGACCTTGACCAACCGCGAGTATGGGTCGCTGCAGGGTGTGGTCCACAGCTTGCCGGTGCAGGTACCGGCGCCCAACGACGCCAAGGCCTGGGTGGAGACCGCCGCACGGCAGAACCTCAACCTGCTGGCGACCAACCACGCCGTCGATGCCGCCGAGGAAACCTTGCGCCAGCGCAAGGCCGGCCATGCCCCGACCCTCGATGCCGTGGCGCGTTACCAGAAGGGCGACAACGACAACCTCGGCTTCACCAACCCCGCGCCGCAACCCGGCGTGCGCTACGGCGGTGACGTGGAGCAGACCAGCATTGGCTTGCAACTGAACATTCCGATCTATAGCGGCGGGCTGACCAGCTCGCAGGTGCGTGAAGCCTATGCCCGCCTGAGCCAAAGCGAACAGCAGCGCGAAAGCCTGCGCCGCCAGGTGGTGGAGAACACTCGCAACCTGCACCGCGCGGTGAATACCGATGTGGAGCAGGTGCAGGCCCGCAAACAGTCGATCATCTCCAACCAGAGCGCCCTGGAAGCCACCGAGATCGGCTACCAGGTCGGCACCCGCAACATCGTCGACGTGCTCGATGCGCAGCGCCAGCTCTACACTTCGGTGCGCGACTACAACAACAGCCGCTACGACTACATCCTCGACAACCTTCGCCTCAAGCAGGCCGCCGGCACGCTGAGCCCGCAAGACCTTCAAGACCTGGGGCGCTACCTGAAAGCCGACTACAACCCGGACAAGGACTTCCTGCCGCCGGATCTTGCGGCCGCAGCCGCGAAGAACTTCGAGCGGCGGCCCTGA
- a CDS encoding DUF1249 domain-containing protein — MEVNLLRERYRVDLVGLQAACEANYARLMRLLPDMRTTQSSRRIGMTQGDQMLGVLVLDVVLACPYTTTLRICQEHSLPWLPVPQLEVQVYHDARMAEVVSAEHARRLRSIYPYPNAAMHQPDEKAQLNLFLGEWLSHCLACGHEYETVR; from the coding sequence GTGGAAGTGAACCTGCTGCGCGAACGCTACCGGGTCGACCTCGTCGGCCTGCAGGCTGCCTGCGAGGCCAATTACGCACGGCTGATGCGCCTGCTGCCGGACATGCGCACCACGCAAAGCTCGCGACGCATCGGCATGACCCAGGGCGACCAGATGCTTGGCGTGCTGGTGCTCGACGTGGTGTTGGCCTGCCCTTACACCACCACGCTGCGGATATGCCAGGAGCACAGCCTGCCGTGGCTGCCGGTGCCGCAACTCGAGGTACAGGTCTATCACGATGCGCGCATGGCCGAAGTGGTGAGTGCCGAGCACGCTCGGCGCCTGCGCAGCATCTATCCGTACCCCAACGCGGCCATGCACCAACCCGACGAGAAGGCCCAGCTCAACCTGTTTCTCGGTGAATGGCTGAGCCATTGCCTGGCCTGCGGCCACGAGTACGAAACCGTGCGTTGA
- the cytX gene encoding putative hydroxymethylpyrimidine transporter CytX, protein MTTPSHFSPDHPVPSSQRLFGARDLFSLWFSLGIGLMVLQVGALLAPGLGLAGSVLAIVLGTAVGVLLLAAVGVTGSDTGLSAMAGLRLSLGRHGARLPALLNLLQLVGWGSFEIIVMRDAASLLGARTFGEGSAWNSPLLWTLCFGALATLLAVSGPLAFVRKVLRKWGIWLLLGACLWLTWNLFAKADLADLWRRPGDGSLSLAVGFDIVIAMPLSWLPLIADYSRFGKRASRVFGGTALGFFIGNAWLMSLGVAYTLAFAPSGEVNAMLLALAGAGLGIPLLLILLDESENAFADIHSAAVSTGLLVRLKVEHLALAIGLLCTLIALLAPLAQYQNFLLLIGSVFAPLFGVVLMDHFVIRRRRLPQQVPGLHWPALLAWLAGVVVYHLLANEAPELGATLPALLLAGGLYGVLGAIRGRETVRA, encoded by the coding sequence ATGACCACCCCCAGCCATTTCTCCCCCGATCATCCGGTCCCTTCCAGCCAGCGCTTGTTCGGTGCACGCGACCTGTTCTCGTTGTGGTTCTCCCTCGGCATCGGCCTGATGGTCCTGCAGGTTGGTGCCTTGCTCGCACCGGGCCTGGGCCTGGCGGGCTCGGTGCTGGCGATCGTGCTCGGTACGGCGGTCGGGGTGCTGTTGCTGGCGGCAGTGGGGGTGACCGGCAGCGATACCGGCCTTTCTGCGATGGCCGGTCTGCGCCTGTCGCTGGGACGCCATGGCGCGCGTCTGCCGGCGTTGCTCAACCTGCTGCAACTGGTCGGCTGGGGATCGTTCGAGATCATTGTCATGCGTGACGCCGCCAGCCTGCTGGGCGCACGCACCTTCGGCGAAGGCAGTGCCTGGAACAGCCCGCTGCTCTGGACCCTGTGCTTCGGCGCGCTGGCAACCCTGCTGGCCGTCAGTGGCCCGTTGGCCTTCGTGCGCAAGGTGTTGCGCAAGTGGGGGATCTGGCTGTTGCTCGGCGCCTGCCTGTGGCTGACATGGAATCTGTTCGCCAAGGCCGATCTTGCCGACCTCTGGCGGCGCCCAGGCGATGGCTCGCTGTCGCTGGCGGTGGGCTTCGATATCGTCATCGCCATGCCGCTATCGTGGCTGCCACTGATCGCCGACTACTCGCGCTTCGGCAAGCGTGCCAGCCGCGTCTTCGGCGGCACCGCGCTGGGCTTTTTCATCGGCAACGCCTGGCTGATGAGCCTGGGCGTCGCCTATACCCTGGCGTTCGCTCCGAGCGGCGAGGTGAATGCCATGCTGCTGGCGCTGGCCGGTGCAGGGCTGGGTATCCCGCTGTTGCTTATCCTGCTGGACGAGTCGGAAAACGCCTTTGCCGACATCCATTCGGCGGCAGTGTCCACAGGGCTGCTGGTGAGGCTGAAGGTCGAGCACCTGGCGCTGGCGATCGGTCTGCTGTGCACCCTGATTGCACTGTTGGCACCGCTGGCCCAGTACCAGAACTTCCTGCTGTTGATCGGTTCGGTGTTCGCGCCGCTGTTCGGTGTGGTGCTGATGGATCACTTCGTGATCCGCCGTCGCCGCCTGCCGCAGCAGGTGCCGGGACTGCATTGGCCGGCGCTGCTGGCCTGGCTGGCGGGGGTGGTGGTCTACCACCTGCTGGCGAACGAGGCGCCGGAGCTTGGGGCGACCCTGCCAGCCTTGCTGCTGGCAGGTGGCCTATATGGGGTACTGGGTGCTATCCGCGGCCGGGAAACAGTTCGGGCTTGA